Genomic window (Gemmatimonadaceae bacterium):
CGTACGCGCGGCGCAGCCGCTCCAGCGCGTCCAGTCCCACGGCGTCGCGCACCCCCTGTTTTGCGCGCGCCACTCCCTCCGCGTAGTCGCTCACCTGCCCCGAGACGTAGAGCGCGGCCGCCGCGTTGAGGACCACCGCGGCGGTGGCGGCTGGAGTCCCCTGGCCTCCCAACACGTCGCGCACGATGCGCGCGTTGTCGGCGGGGCCGCCGCCGGCGAGTGCGGCGGGGTCAAACGCCGGGTAGCCAAAGTCCGACGGCTTCACTTCCCACTCGCGAGTCGTTCCGGCGCGCACCTCGACCACGCGCGTCGGGCCCAGCGGTGAGAACTCGTCCATCCCCGGCTCGCCGTGCACCACGAGGGCGTGCGTGGTCCCCAGCGCGGCGAGCGCCCCCGCCAGGAGAGGGATGCGCCGAACCTCCGCCACCCCCAGCACCTGGCGCCCCGCCATTGCCGGGTTGGCCAGCGGCCCCACGATGTTCATGACTGTCGGCACCGCCAGCTCGCGGCGCACCGGTCCCACGTGGCGCATTGCCGGATGCATGCTCGGGGCGAACATGAAGACGATCCCCGCGTCGTGCAGCGAGCGCTCCATGACCGCCGGCGCGGCGTCCAGCGGGACCCCCATTGCCTCCAGGACGTCGGCACTTCCGCACTGCGAGGTGAACGAGCGGTTTCCGTGCTTCGCCACGCGAACCCCGAGCCCGGCGGCGAGCAGGGCGGCGGCGGTGGAGATGTTGAACGTGGTGACCGTTCCACCCCCGGTGCCGCAGGTGTCCACCAGTGCGGCGGGATCGCTGGCGCTCAGGCGGACCATCGCCTGGCGCATCGCGCGGGCGGCCCCCGCCACCTCCTGGGCCGTTTCCCCCTTCACGCGAAGCCCCATGAGGAGTGCGGCCACCTGCGCCGGCGTGGCCTCGCCCCGCATGATGGTCCCGAACGCCTCCGCCGAATCGTCCTCGGCGAGCGACTCGCCGAAGGCCAGCCGGCGAATCGCCTGCTGCAGCGTGCTACTCGTCACCGATCTCTCCCAGCAGCCGCTCCGGGAGCTCGGCATTGGCGGCGATGAGCGCGATGACCAGCGCCAGCAGCGACACGCGTTCGACGTCTTCCTCCACGAAGACGCCGCGCTTGGCGCGATTGGTCAGGTTCACGACGCCGATCAGTTCATCCCGGTAGATGAGCGGGAACGAGATGAACGACCCGGTGGTGAGGTACTGGTCGCGAAGGAGCGGGTGGCGGTCGGCTTCCGCGGCATCCTGCACCAGCAGCGGTTCGCGCGACATGGCGACGATGCCCGCGACACCCTTGCCGTTGGGAATGCGCTGGCCGAGGACGATGTTGGGCGCCAGCCCGCGCGCTGCGGCGAGGTAGAGCGTATCCGGCTCGGGGGCGCGCAGCATGAGCGAGCAGCGTTGCGCCTGCATGTCATCGCCCACCAGGGCGAGGAGTCCGTCCACCAGGGCGCGCGGCGCATCCTTGCTCGTGTTGTCGATGCGCAGCGACCGTTCGATGAGGTACAGCGTGCGCGTCTTCTGTCGCAGCGATTCGTTGCGGCGGTGCAGCTCGATGTGCGCCTGCTCCAGCTGTGCGACGGCCGCCGTGAGCTGGTGCTCCAGCGACGACGACTTGCGCGTTGCGCGCCGCCCCTCTTCCTGCGCCGCGGCGATGTCGCGCTCCAGGTGCAAGAGGCGTTCGGCGTCGGCGGCGTTGACCTGCGAGGCGGCGCCGCGCGCCTTCCCCAGCTCGCCCTCGAGCACGCCGAGCTTGCGGATGTACTCGCCGTGCACGCGCTGCGTCACGTCCTCGAGCGTGCGCACCGCTTCGTCACGCGCCTCGCGCTCGCCAAAGCGCGCGTACGCCAGCTCGAACAGGGCGACGCACGGGGCGAAGCGTTCGCTGGTTCGCGTGCCGAACATGCGCCGCTGTTCGTACAGTCCCAGCATCCCTGACAGTTCGCCGTCTGTCGTTAGGCCGCGCAGCGAGAGGATGCCGCCGTCGGCAAACGGGGTGAGGCCGAGGAGCCGGGCGTACTCGACCGACCGGTCGCCGAGGTCGACGAACTGCCCGCCGTTTGCCACCATGGCGCGCGCGGCCGGGGGGAGGTGGTCGATGGTGGTATCGACGGTGGCGCGGACCACGCGCTCCTGCACGGGGGTCAGCCGCTCACGCAGCATTTCCCGGCGCCCTTCGTAGCGGAACACGGAGACGAGCGCCGACCGATCGGCCTCGGCGAGCGCCTCACCCAGCGCCACGAGCGCCGCGTCCAGGTCGGGGGCGACACTCAGCGCGTGCGCCAGCGAGGGAAGGCTCTTGATCGACATGTGGAAAGGTGTCGGCATCCGCCGACCGGAGGTCGAGCGGCGGTGCAAAGTGTGCCCGTACAACCAGCGAAGTCAATCGGTTGGCTGCCGTGGCGCGATGCCTCGGATAGCCTCGTGTGTTTGCTTGACTTGAAGGGTCACCGGGCTAAGTTTCGCGGCGATGTCGGTGCGCACCCTGCAGCTCGTGCTGCACTATGACGGAACGGCGTTTTCCGGCTGGCAAGTCCAGCCCGAACAGCGCACCGTGCAGGGTGAAGTGGAACGGGTGCTCGCCAGGTTGTGCGGAGAACGAATCGTGGCCCAGGGGGCCGGTCGTACCGACGCGGGCGTCCACGCGCGCGGGCAGGCGGTCGGCGTGCGAGTGCCGGACAAGTGGAGCGCGCCCGAGTTGCGCCGCGCCATGAACGCACTCCTCTCCGACGACGTGTGGGTAGCGGCGGTGCACGAGATGCGCCCCGAGTTCCATGCACGTTACAGCGCCACGGCCCGTCGGTATGCGTACTTTGTCGGCACGGACGAGGAAGCGCGGTCGCCGTTCCGGCGCCGGACCGAGTGGGCGCTGCGACCACCACTCGACCGAGGCGCGCTCGACGCAGCGGCCCGGGACATCGTGGGCGATCACTGCTTCGTTGCCTTCGCCGTCCGAGGAACCGCCCCTGACCACGATCACCATCGCTGCATCGTGACCGACGCTTGCTGGAGCGACCGACAGGGCGGGCTCACCTTTCATGTCGAAGCCAACCGGTTCCTGCATCACATGGTCCGCTTCCTCGTGGCCACGATGATCGACATCGCCACCGGCAAGCGACCGGCGAGCGACCTGCGCATGCTCCTCGCCGACACCAGCAACGATCGCACGTCGCCCCCCGCACCGTCCCACGCCTTGTTCCTCGAGCGGGTCGCGTACCCGCCCGGGCTGTATCTCTCCCCGACATGAGTCTCCGCGACACCCTCGCCGCCCTGGCCATCGCACTCGGCTCGGCCTGCGAAGGAGGCGATAGCGCGTCCACGCGCGCGGCCCTCGCCGCCCCAGCGCAAGTCACCCGCGTCAACGACCAGATCACCGCGTCGCGGCGCACCGCGATCGTCGACGCGGTGGCACGCGTGGCGCCGGCGGTCGTGACGGTCCAGACGGAGACGGTCGAGCGCGTCCCGGTCGACGTCTTCGAGCAGTTCTTCGGCGGGCGGTCCGGGCAGCAGGTGCAACCGGGCCTCGGCTCGGGCTTCATCATTCGCCCCGACGGCATCATCGTCACCAACGCCCACGTCGTCGCCGGCGCCAGCCGCATCTCGGTGATGCTGCGCGACGGCGCCACCTACGCCGGAACGCTCATCGGCGCCGACGAGACCAACGACCTCGCGGTGCTTCGCATCAACGCGCGGAACCTACCCGTTGTCTCGTTAGGCTCCTCGGACCAGCTCCTCATCGGCGAGTGGGCCATCGCCATCGGCAATCCCTTCGGCTTCGTGATCGGCAACAGCGAACCGAGCGTGACCGCGGGCGTCGTGAGCGCCACCGGGCGCAACCTGCTGGGGCGCAGCGACGGCAGCGGCGCATACGTCGGGATGATCCAGACCGACGCCTCGATCAACCCGGGCAACTCCGGCGGCCCGCTGGTCAACGCGGTGGGCGAGGTGATTGGCGTGAACACCTCGATCTACACACCGAGCGGCGGCTCCATCGGCCTCGGCTTCGCCATCCCGATCAACCGCGCGCGCCGCATCGTCGACGACCTCCTCGATCACGGGAGCGTACGCCGCCCCTGGATCGGCGAGAAGCTGCGCACGGGAACCGGTGACAACCCGCGCGACATCGTCACCGCCGGCGTCATCGTGCAGTCGGTGATTCCGGGCTCGCCCGCCGCCAAAGCCGGCTTGCAGCCGGGCGACCAGATCCTGCGCGCGCGTGGCCGGCCGCTGCGCAACGTCTTCGACTGGGAAGCCGAGCGACTCGACATGCGCGTCGGCGAGTCGGTCCCGCTGGTGGTGCGTCGCGGCGGGCGCGAGACCACGATCACCGTGACGGTCGCCGACCTCCCCGACGTCTCGGCGCCGCGCGTGACCGTGTTACGCGAACTCGAACTCGTCTCGCTCACCCCGGCCATCCGCGCCGAGCGCGGACTGCGGAGCGCCAAGGGCGCCCTGGTGGTGCGCTCGAGCGATCGCATCAAGACCGAGATCGGGCTGCAGGAGGGCGACCTCATCGTCCAGATCAACCGCACGTCGATCGAGCAGGCCGCTGATGTCTCGCGCGCCTTCGACAACTACGGCGGGCGCAGCGGACTCCGCCTCGTCTTCGAGCGGCGCGGCTATTTCTACACCACCGACTTCGTGATCCAGTGACCGCGCACGCGCAGTACTCCACACCGCTGGCGGAGCGCTACGCGTCCCGCGACATGCTCGCGCTCTGGTCGCCGCAGCGCCGGTACGGGCTCTGGCGCCGGCTCTGGCTGGCACTCGCCGAGGCCGAGCAGTCGTTAGGCGTGCCGATTCCCGACGAGGCCATCGCGCAGATGCGTGACCACCTCGACGACATCGACTTCGCCGCCGTGGCCGCGTACGAGAAGCGCTTCCGTCACGACGTGATGGCGCATGTGCACGCCTTTGGCGACGCGGCGCCGGCCGCGCGCGGCTTCATCCACTACGGCGCGACGTCGTGCTACGTCACCGATAACGCCGAGTTGATCCTCATGCGCGAGGCACTCGGCCTCCTGCGCGCCAAGGTCGTGGACGCGCTGCGCGAACTGGCCACCTTTGCCCGCGGGTGGCGCGCCGAGCCCACGCTGGGCTATACGCACCTGCAGCCGGCGCAGCTCACCACCGTGGGCAAGCGCGCCACGCTCTGGATGCAGGACCTGGTCCTCGACCTGGCCGACCTCGATCACCGCGTCGCCACCCTCCCCTTCCGCGGCGTGAAGGGGACCACGGGGACGCAGGCGTCGTTCCTCGACATCCTGGGCGGCGACCACGCCAAGGTCCGCGAACTCGACCGCCGCGTCTGCGCCGCGATGGACTTCTCGGCGTCGATCCCCGTGAGCGGGCAGACCTACACGAGGAAGATCGACGCGCAGGTGCTGGGCGTCGTCGGCGGCATCGCCGCCAGCGCGGCCAAGTTCGCCTCCGATCTGCGCATGCTGCAGGCCTTTGGGGAAATCGAGGAGCCGTTCGAGAAGGAGCAGATCGGCTCGTCGGCCATGGCGTACAAGCGCAACCCGATGCGCTGCGAACGCATCAACTCGCTCGCCCGGTTCGTCGCCTCGCTGGA
Coding sequences:
- the truA gene encoding tRNA pseudouridine(38-40) synthase TruA; its protein translation is MSVRTLQLVLHYDGTAFSGWQVQPEQRTVQGEVERVLARLCGERIVAQGAGRTDAGVHARGQAVGVRVPDKWSAPELRRAMNALLSDDVWVAAVHEMRPEFHARYSATARRYAYFVGTDEEARSPFRRRTEWALRPPLDRGALDAAARDIVGDHCFVAFAVRGTAPDHDHHRCIVTDACWSDRQGGLTFHVEANRFLHHMVRFLVATMIDIATGKRPASDLRMLLADTSNDRTSPPAPSHALFLERVAYPPGLYLSPT
- a CDS encoding GAF domain-containing protein, whose amino-acid sequence is MSIKSLPSLAHALSVAPDLDAALVALGEALAEADRSALVSVFRYEGRREMLRERLTPVQERVVRATVDTTIDHLPPAARAMVANGGQFVDLGDRSVEYARLLGLTPFADGGILSLRGLTTDGELSGMLGLYEQRRMFGTRTSERFAPCVALFELAYARFGEREARDEAVRTLEDVTQRVHGEYIRKLGVLEGELGKARGAASQVNAADAERLLHLERDIAAAQEEGRRATRKSSSLEHQLTAAVAQLEQAHIELHRRNESLRQKTRTLYLIERSLRIDNTSKDAPRALVDGLLALVGDDMQAQRCSLMLRAPEPDTLYLAAARGLAPNIVLGQRIPNGKGVAGIVAMSREPLLVQDAAEADRHPLLRDQYLTTGSFISFPLIYRDELIGVVNLTNRAKRGVFVEEDVERVSLLALVIALIAANAELPERLLGEIGDE
- a CDS encoding adenylosuccinate lyase, translating into MTAHAQYSTPLAERYASRDMLALWSPQRRYGLWRRLWLALAEAEQSLGVPIPDEAIAQMRDHLDDIDFAAVAAYEKRFRHDVMAHVHAFGDAAPAARGFIHYGATSCYVTDNAELILMREALGLLRAKVVDALRELATFARGWRAEPTLGYTHLQPAQLTTVGKRATLWMQDLVLDLADLDHRVATLPFRGVKGTTGTQASFLDILGGDHAKVRELDRRVCAAMDFSASIPVSGQTYTRKIDAQVLGVVGGIAASAAKFASDLRMLQAFGEIEEPFEKEQIGSSAMAYKRNPMRCERINSLARFVASLEPNANQTHSVQYFERTLDDSANRRLVIPESFLATDAILVLLANVAGGLEVHPARIAARVRDELPFMATEALIVRAVRAGRSRQDAHEVIRRHSIAAARAMKDDGVANDMLDRLAGDAEFGVALDDIRAALDASRFVGRSPQQVDDFLAEVVDPILAGADAPVAREEVRV
- the trpD gene encoding anthranilate phosphoribosyltransferase, producing MTSSTLQQAIRRLAFGESLAEDDSAEAFGTIMRGEATPAQVAALLMGLRVKGETAQEVAGAARAMRQAMVRLSASDPAALVDTCGTGGGTVTTFNISTAAALLAAGLGVRVAKHGNRSFTSQCGSADVLEAMGVPLDAAPAVMERSLHDAGIVFMFAPSMHPAMRHVGPVRRELAVPTVMNIVGPLANPAMAGRQVLGVAEVRRIPLLAGALAALGTTHALVVHGEPGMDEFSPLGPTRVVEVRAGTTREWEVKPSDFGYPAFDPAALAGGGPADNARIVRDVLGGQGTPAATAAVVLNAAAALYVSGQVSDYAEGVARAKQGVRDAVGLDALERLRRAYAPEP
- a CDS encoding trypsin-like peptidase domain-containing protein; this translates as MSLRDTLAALAIALGSACEGGDSASTRAALAAPAQVTRVNDQITASRRTAIVDAVARVAPAVVTVQTETVERVPVDVFEQFFGGRSGQQVQPGLGSGFIIRPDGIIVTNAHVVAGASRISVMLRDGATYAGTLIGADETNDLAVLRINARNLPVVSLGSSDQLLIGEWAIAIGNPFGFVIGNSEPSVTAGVVSATGRNLLGRSDGSGAYVGMIQTDASINPGNSGGPLVNAVGEVIGVNTSIYTPSGGSIGLGFAIPINRARRIVDDLLDHGSVRRPWIGEKLRTGTGDNPRDIVTAGVIVQSVIPGSPAAKAGLQPGDQILRARGRPLRNVFDWEAERLDMRVGESVPLVVRRGGRETTITVTVADLPDVSAPRVTVLRELELVSLTPAIRAERGLRSAKGALVVRSSDRIKTEIGLQEGDLIVQINRTSIEQAADVSRAFDNYGGRSGLRLVFERRGYFYTTDFVIQ